The segment GCAAAACGGCAATATCCACATCGCTCATCGGCCCTTTTTTGCCTGTCGCATACGAACCAAAAAGATATGCCGCAGCTATATATGGGTAATCTTTGAATATTGTTTTAAGTCTCTCTAAATCAAGCATTACAAACCTCTATTCATGCCAATTTTTAAACATTTTATGTAGGCTTGCCGAGTAATGTTTGTCAATTTTCCCTGTTTTAATAAATTCCTTATCGAACAAGGAAATAACACCTGTATGCTTTGATGTCCTAATGTCAACACCCGTTTTCAGGAAAAGAGCCAACACAGAATAGAACATTGCGTAGTACGCCCTATTGGTAATAGATCGCGGACTGAAATTCCCTTCCTGATGCATTCTTACTGCATCCGCAAGAGTTTCCTCAGCCTGTTTAATGCGGTAGAAAAACAGCGATTCTATATCAGTCATACCCTGATGCCTTCTCTTTCAATATTTTTTACGATAGGAGATACTCTCAGAGGTGATACCTCTATCTCATAACGGGTAAATATAAGCGGTGAAATATATACGGAATTTTCAAAACCGACCTCCCAGACAATATCATCTTTTTTATTTTCACATTCCTTATCCATATTTTCTACCTCTATAAATACATCCATATCTGAATACTCGTCAGCCTCACCCCGCGCCCTGGATCCAAAGACACGGAAATCAACAAGCTGGACAATTTCAGATAACCTTTTCTTTAGCTCCCTTGCAACCTTCAAATCATTCTCTTTCATAAAATACCTCATGAAATCTTTAGCTATTAAATCTTCTCTTTTGCATGTAGAATCGTAATTCCGACAAGTTCCTTATCGTGGTAATGATAAACAAAATCATTTTTCTAATAATATACCGGATAACCTCTCAAAACCTTTGTTTGAATTCTCTGTCCAGAGAAACTGAGTTCCTCGACTATTACACTCAAAAGCAGGAATTTAGGAACAGCCAAAAGCATACTGTTGTCTTCATATAATAAATACACCTTCACCCTGCTTATCCGTAAACTCTATTCCCTTCTCAAAAGAATAACCAACATCGTGTAATATATAGATGTTATTCTTCGTGCAGTATTCTGAATCAGGTATAGGAGCTAAATATTTTTTAAATTTATCATATAATTGTACAGGAACTGTAAATGCTTTTAGCTTGCTCTTGGCAAGGATTCTCTTTTGAATTTCTACATCTTTATTATCAATAATTTTTATCGACTCAGTAATTTCTTTTTCATTTTCTTCAAAAACAGGGCGGGGTATGACACAATAAGTAAACGAGATGTTCCTGAAGAGTTGTTCTGCCTCCGATTTAGATGCTGCCCTTAAGCCCAATTCAAGCAGGTCTTTATTCCTTTTATATTTTGCATAATAGTTTGTAGTTTCTATATCTTTGAATATCTCATTTATTGCACTTTGCTTATCATGTTCTGTCATTATTTTCCCGTTGAAATTCCGGATCATCATTTTATAGGTTCTATTATTGAGTTCTGTGTCGTAGCCTTTAAAAGGTTCTGTCTTAAATATATGAATATTGGGAATTTCTCCATGATACTCTCTTTTTCTATAGCACCGGCCAAATCTCTGAAGCAGGCTGTCTATTGGCGAGCATTCAGTAAATAAGACATCGAAATCCAGATCCAGGCTTGCCTCCACAACCTGCGTAGCTATCCAAATTATAGGTGGATGTTCGGGTTTATTTACAGCCATTATGCCTGCTGTTCTACTTTCCTTTAGTTGTCTGTCTTTCTGTATAAACCTTGAATGTATCAGTAAAGGACTAAAGTTTTGTAAAAGTTCATGCATCTCTTGTGCCCTTTTAACAGTATTGCATACAATTAACACTTTTTTGCCTAATTTGAAACGTTGAACAATCATTTCCAATACCACATTATTATTAATAAATTCTTCATAGGTTGCAATTCTGTGTCGTTTAGTTGATGGTAATTCCGGGGCAGGAAATTCCATATTCTCAAGTTCGTTTAATTCATTTTTAATGAAAGGTGGTAATGTGGCTGTCATTAAAAGAAATTTACCACCTAGCCTGTGAACCTCTTTAAGAAATACCATAATAGCAGCTATGGAATCTGGTGAAAAACTCTGAATTTCGTCAATCACAATTTTGGAATACGATGCCGTTAGGTATGGCAATTCAAAGCCATTATATTTAAAGACTGCAGTTACAAGCTGATCAGCAGTTGCAACAGTTATGGGAGCACAGAGTTTTCTTGCGGTTTCAATCCGTTCAAAATAGTTTTCATCGGTATCGCCTTGCTCAAAGATATAACTTATTTCACCGTGTAAAAGTGCAACATTATTGCCAAAAATATCTATGAATCTTCTGTGCATTTCATTAACAGCAGTCCTTAATCCAAGCAGATAAAATGCCTTTTGCCCATTTATCCAATTCATTGAGTATTCTGTTTTTCCCATGCCTGTAGCTGCTATTAAAACAACATTTTTATTTAATAGTCTTTTCGCTCCATGTTGAAAAGGTCTCATCTCCCAACCCTGTTGAGATAGCCACTTGTTAAAGTCAGTCTCGTAGTCGCCTTGATAAGTCCTTTCAATCTCGATGCCTGCTGATGCTGTATAATCACACTTATGAAGTATTCCCTTTAAAAAAACTATTAGCTCAAAATAGTTTTTAAAGTTTGTTTGTGAATCAATTTTCTGCTTTATATCTTTTTTGATGTCATAGTCATAATTTAATGGATACTCAATTTCCAAACTTCCTTTATTTTTCTCAAGATCAAAAAAGATAGTTTTTTCAACGGTTTCTTTATCAAAGTGTTTTTCTCTTACATGGTGAAAAGCAATGCAGTATTGGACAAGATCGGCAAAACGGATATTTTCATTACTAAAACTATTAAAGAACTTTTTGTCAACTTTGGAAATAAAAGCCAAGGACAGCCATTCATGAGGAATTTCAGGGTAGTCTTTAAGCTCTGGAATAAACCTCTTTTTCTCAATACCAAGTTTATTCTGAAATTTGTGATTCAGTTTGCCGAGGTCATGATAGTAAAGAATTTTCTTAATGACTTCGTCGTATTTTCCTACTTTTTCTGAAGGAAGAACTTTCTTTAGTTTTTCATAACCTTCAATAAGTTTACGATTATGTTCTTCAATTGTTTCAACAGGTTTCGATTTGGCATAAATAGGCATAGTTCTTATTATATAGATAAAAAACTTATCGGATTGCCGTCACTGTCAGTGGTAAGATGGGGATAATCCTGAATTTTATTACCTCTTGCAACATAAACGGCATCAACATACCTAAATATTCTTTTGTCATTAAAAGAATTCACAGGCTCATAATAGAAAGGAAGCCTGTAAAAAGTCCCTTCTATATGCTCATGCTTACAAATTTCAGGTTTGAGATATATGCTGTATTCAAGCCTGCACTCATTGCCTAATGATATAACATCAACAAGTTTTGTTTCCTCTGAATCCACACGGGCAATATCTTCGTTTCGGCCAAGTACGACGGTCTTTTGACTTACTGCCTCAAACAGTTTATCGTTTAAAGAATCATTATCAAAGGAAACATGCAGAAGGAGTTCCATATCAACAATTTCATCTACAAACATAACGCCATGAGTTGCAGTCTTTTGAGAGGTTCCGATTATTACATTATAGGGATTATTTGGCCTTGATGCTCTATCCCTGTCAAATTTGTAGACCTTTTGCATATTTGTGACTACTGATGCATAATTGCCCTGAACAGAAATTTTCATATTGTGGTAACTATCTAAATCAAGAATAGCATGTGCCATGCCTTTTATCATAGACGGTGTTGGAAGCGGATATGTCTGTACATAGCCATAGCTCAATTCCATTCTATAATTAACCATATTTTGATAAAGCTTTATCCTGACTGCTTTCATTTTTTGACCTTGTAGAATTCGTCAACTTTATTTTTAATATTTCCAAAAAAATCTTCTATTGTAAGCTTATTGGAAACATCAATACTCTCAACATTGGAAAACTCACTGTCAAGATAGCCCAAAATAGTTTGGTCTTTAACAGTATTCTCTAAAGTTTTTATGGTAAGAGTACTATTAATAAGTTTTTCATTAAGTAAAATTTTGTCTTTTGTGAATGAGAGTTTTACTCTGTTATAGAAGAAGGGGTTGCCAACATCATATAATCCACCTATTATAAAAAGTGGTGAAAGATTTTCTCTTTTGCCTCTAATATCCCTGTGAAGAAGCTTTATGACATTAAGCAATTTTTTAACTCTATCAGATCTTTCTAGTTCAGCTAAGGTTATTTGGTAAACAGTATCTACGCCGATTTCTTCGAGGTTGCAAGTTATGGTATAACAGTAATAAGAACGATGGATTTCAGCCTGGAAAATATCATTGCCAATGTTGTTGGGTATCCTATCAGCGAGTCCCTTATTTGTTCCAAATTCCAATTCATTATAGAACGGCTCAAGACTAACTGCATCAGTAAGCCTGACTACAGCCTTTCTGATTTTATTGCTATCCTTAGTCTTCATATAGCCAAAAAAGTCTATTTCGGGGAAATCTTCAATAGTAGCATCTTCAGCAAATTGAATGACACCGGCGTCTTTATTTACGTTGGTAAGTTTACATTTATACAACTCGTCAAGCATCCTCACAATGTCATATCGTAGTGCCTGTCTGCTTATGTATGAATAGTTTTTGCCCTCTGTTGTTACTTTTTTTAAAGTAAGAATATTTCCAACGCCCTCGCCATAGTTTAAATTTGAAGCCTTAAAAATAACTGCAAGGTGGAGATATTTATTATCTACCATAATTGTTTATTCTCCTTTGTTTTGTTTGTATTTTCATTTTCTGCTGCCTTGGCTTTACTCATCAAGCCATTGACAAATGAGTATCCAAACTGTAGAAAATAGTCATAATCAAGCATTTCATCCATACCAAAGAGATTTGGCTGATTGTTAGACATCATTATCCTGATATACTTATCAAGGAATTTTTCCCGGTCTGCAATCTTCAGGTCGTTCAAAAAGCCATACACTAAACCATTGATTTGATTTTCTTTATCTTTTCTCAGTAATTCATTCCGCAGATCAATACCACTTTTGAACCCCTTTTTTACAATCGTTTGCCCTCTTCCTTTATCCATACCTCCCCCTCTTATCCATTGAATGTATTTAATGAGAAAATCTGCAACCTTGTACAGATTATATTTAACAGAATATCTTTCTGGACTTAAATAATAGATAAAATATATATAAAGCGTTGAATAATCGATCTGTCGTTGAATTGCAAGCTTTAAGAGTTCCTCATCAATGCTGCAATAAGTTTTCTTTATCGTATAAGAACCTCTGGGGACACTGTCTGCTTGAAACTGCAAATCAAGAAATTCTGCAATATCAGGGCTTATATTGTAATTGTAAATATTATATCCTTTGGAGCTTTGTCCAGCCAATATAGGATTGTCAGCAATCTCAATAAAGTTTATGTTTTGTGTTATCTTCTGAGTCTGTTTAGACCTTATATGTCTGACTGTTTCCTTAACCATTGCATAGAGCAATTCATTACTATTTTCAATATTCTCAAGCATGAGATTGAATACTCTTACTGTTTCAAAGAGTCCTTTCACATTTGTGTTTTCATTTGCAAAATAGAAATAATTCAAATAATCTCCTTCGATCTTCTTTAAAATATAAGCGAAGGATGCGAAAGAGCAGTTATATATCAATGCACAAAGAGGACATAACTTAAGTTTTGAGGATTTATAGCCCCATATCCAGTTAGAGTTATCCTTATTAAAACCGATGATGTTAGAAACGGCATTGTTAAATTCATATTCTGCCTTTCTTTCCTGACAGGAAGGACATCGGTCATTATTTTTTAATTTCTTGGAGTAATCAAGAATTTTGATTCTGTTTATATACTCTGAAATACTGTCATAAGAACAAACGCCTTTAAACTTCCACGCAATAAAATTATTCAGCGACTCATTCCCCTCTTGGTTGCATTTTAATGCTTCAAAAATTTGCGCTTTTGTAAAAGTTTTGACAGTATTCACGGCATTCTCAAGAATAGCTATAAGATCGTCAGTATTCTTATACTCATAAATTGGGATATTTAATAATTCCAAAAAATTTTTATAAGGCGATTTTTCAATATCAGCGATCTTTTTAGCAAGCTGTTCAGTTTTTATCTTGGATTTTTTATCGTTCAGTTCCTTGATGGATTTTTGTAATCGCTGAAGATACGCCTGAATGCTGAAAAATTTCAAAAACGCATGTTTTACGAACTTTTCCTCAAAACCTTCAAAAATGGTATTGTCAAATTCAATAAAGTTTTCACCGATAACCAATGATGGAATATTATCAAGTTCGTCTGATATAGTAGTCAAGAAACCTATAATCCCCGCATTAAAATACCAATTACGCAGGTATATTTTATGCATCATTTACACCACCTCCCCATCATCATTTAACCAACTATTAATAATGGTTTCACCTTCAACACTTTCTACAACATTTAAAAATCCAATTACGCCTGCATTATACAACCAGTTTGACGGATACAAGGTTATCTTATTATCTTCCATTACTTCCCCTCATTTCCTTTTTCTTACTAAGAACGTTTTAGTGGTTCAAACTGTTTTCTTATTCAGATTTTTTACCAATCCTTCAACGGTTTTTTTCGTTTATCTTTTTCTCGTTGAGCATGAAGACCTTTTCCAACTTAAGCGTGATATCGTTTCCAAAACCAAATTCCTTCATGTTCAATAAGCCGTTATAGAGGTTCACGATAAATTGATAATCGGGAGAGCTTACAAAAGCACGCACTATATGTGTGCTTACCTGTACTGCTACAGGACCGTTTAATACATTGGTAAGCATAATTGCACCATGTTCTGTAAATGCATACGGCAAATTAGGTGGAAACTTTACTTTTTTAACCTTTTAACATCTAATAAGTCCTGTTCTCTGCCTGCTGCCATTTTGTTTTTTATAAGCTGCTCTTTTCCAATAAAATATACTGGAATATCAGAACTGCCGAATACACCCGCAACTTTATTTTCCCAGATTTCCTTCCAGGCTACCCCTGTAACAGAGGTTAATATATCGATTCTGTTCGGCTCATACCCAAGCTGAAATACCCACCCTTCCTTATAAAGATCATCCGCCTTTAATCCCAGAGAACCAAATCCAAACTCATCCAGCGCAGAAATAACCTTTTCTACATTTTCTGTTGTGGTTTCAATAAGAATATCCAAATCTCCCGTGCCACGGGGTCTTGAATGTATTGCTACGGCATGCGCACCTACTATCACGTAATTAACTTTGTGATAGTTTAACAATCGTAAGAATTCTCTGAAGTCCTTGCTCATTAAGGTTAATTCCCCTCATTTCACTATATTGTTTTCTTAATTCTTCAACAGCATCGATTTTTTCTTTTATAGACCTGGATTTCCAAAACCTCAAATCGTCTTCTTCCTGTTTTTCAGAATCGGTTAACCTGTATTTTTTTATCACTTTTTCCATACAAATTCCTTCTATGAATAATTGCAACTCATGTTATCTTACCGCATCCACCATCCCGAATCCCTGTCCAGTTCTGAGTCCAATACCCACCTGATACAGGGTCTGGAGGTCTCTCGGGTCTCCTTTCAATATAAAGCAGCCCTGAAAGGTGGTAAGGGTCATATATGGCTTCCCGGTTTTTTCCCTGAACCCCCGCAAGGTATGTTTTACTACCTGCTTTTTAAGATTCATGGGTATAAACTCGATTTCTCTGTATAATCCGTGTCCTTTTTTACCGTTTTCTGCCCTTATATCCTCTAAAATTCTGTTGTGTGTCTCGTTGAAGTGGTTATTAAAATACTGAAGGTTCAAGGGAGAAGGCTGAGGGATCGACGCCGAAGAATCATGGAATGGCAGTAATGGTTTGCCGTCTTTGTCTTCTATTAATACCGGGGAATTGGTTCTGAATGTGACTTCATTCCCGTTTATCTTTTTCTCGCTGAGCATGAAGACCTTTTCCAACTTAAGCATGATATCGTTTCCAAAACCAAATTCTTTCATGTTCAATAAGCCGTTATAGAGGTTCACGATAAATTGATAATCGGGAGAGCTTACAAAAAAAGAGATGAAACTTTCTGAAGTGAAATAAAAGACCGTGTCTTCGATCTTAAATGTGTCGTCTATTATTATTTTTTCTTTTTTGGAGGTTTTGCCGGAGGGAATGACTACGCTGAATGCAAAGGGTTTTACTTGCTTGGATTTATCGGAGCCTTTGTCGGGATAGAGGAGTTGTCTATAACCCGCATCCGACCTGTCCAATGCCTCTTTTATCAGGGCCATAAAACGATGCCGGTAGAGGATGGGTAATTTACAGGCCTTAAAGGTTACTTTAATCCTAATGTTCTATCCTCCGTATGCCGGATATTTATGAGATGGTAATAATTCCAACCCGATAGTTTCACCAATTCTATATTTTTCCATTTTATTTTCAATAAAAATCTTTGCAGCTAATTCAGTTTTTATAAAAGTTGGGATAAATACAAAAAGTCCTCCGGCATTTTTTATCATTATGAATGTTTCCAACGATGACGGAAAAACTGGAATTATGGCACAGGAACTACTTGAAGATTACCCTGAATTAGAGCCTGAAGATATTCAAGCCGTTTTGCTTTATGCGGCAGAATTAGTAAGTGAGGAACGGGTATTTGAAGTTGGTACTGGTACTTAAAGGTGGAACAAGAAAACTTAAAATTCATAGCTTCGAACTACACACCGAATGACGTAAGTCTTTACCCTACATGCAGAAAGCCCTTCAACATTATTGCCGAAGGGCTTTCTTATTCAAACTGGCTCCCTTTGTTGGATGAATTTCGCAATTGGCTTTGTTCGGGAGGAGTAAAGATATTCTTTGAATTTGCTAATACTCTGGGATTGGGTCCCGGTTGAAATATAAAATTTATCTGCTCCACCTTGTGGCGGTTAAACTGGGAAAATATTATATTCTGTTTTTATCCTACAATTATGTTTGTTTAATACTTTTTCCCGAAATCCTGGCGGGAAAGAATTATTACAATGTTAATTTGTGATCCTTTCCATTCAAAGATGATCCGATAATCACCGATTCTTAAGCGGTAAAGGTCTTCATAACCTTTGAGTTTTTTGATATGTTTACCGTCAGGAATGGATTGTCTTCAAGTCGTTTGCACCCCTTTACTATGCGGTTAAAGTCATCGTCTGACAAGGTATCTGTATCCTTTTCTGCCTTATCAGAAAAGACGACTTTAAACTTCTCCACGTTTAGTCTTCCTCCTGGCTACGAGGTCATTTGGGGATATAACTCTGCCTTCCCTGGTGTCCCTTATTCCTTCCTCAATCTTTGCCTTTGTGGTGGGGTCTAACATGATGTAGAGGTCTTCGATTTCATCCTCTATTGTTTTGCGAAGCAGATCTTCAAACTCTTCAATCGTTCAATCGGCTACTTTCATACTGAAATCTCCTAATAGGTAAAAAAGCTGGATGGAGGACAAGCTTCTTTCCCCCATGTTCGCTTTTCATAGTCATCCCTTTGATAAAAAAAACAGGCTTTCAGGATTGTACGCATTTGTGTACAATCCTGAAAGCCTGATAAGATTGGCTCCCCCGGTAGGATTCGAACCTACAACCAACCGGTTAACAGCCGGCTACTCTACCATTGAGCTACAGGGGAATTTTTTTGTTCTATTCTCGACTCTGTTACAAGACGCTATGTTCCGCATGGTACTAAGATCACTTCCTCGCTTCGCTCCTTGCAATGATTGCTGAGAAATGTCATTCCAAGCAGTAAGCAAACCAATCTCTTCCGTATACGCAATATTTAATACATTATAGCGTATTTTATTTCTCTTGTAAATAGTCTATTAATCTTGATAATTCTTTTCTCATATCCTTACGGTGAACGATGCGGTCCAGAAAACCGTGATCTAAAAGGAATTCTGCGGTTTGAAATTTCTTGGGAAGCGAGCGTTTTATGGTTTCCTGGATAACCCGTGGGCCTGCAAAACCGATGAGCGCATTTGGCTCTGCCAGGGTAATATCAGCCAAAGATGCAAAGCTGGCCATAACCCCGCCCAAGGATGGATCGGTCAAGACTGCGATGTATAAACCTCCTGCTTCCCTGAACCTGGCTATCGCGGCACTCGTTTTTGCCATCTGCATCAGGGAAAATACCCCTTCCTGCATCCGCGCACCGCCGCCTGACCCCGAGATAATTATTAACGGTAATTTCAATAGGGCGGCCTGTTCTGCAAGGCGTGCGATTTTTTCACCGACTACGGAACCCATGCTTCCCATAATAAAATTGTGGTCTGTAATTCCGATCATTACCTCTTTACCCTTAATACACCCTTTGCCAACAATTGCAGCCTCTTTTAACCCTGTTTTTTTCTGCTCCTGGGCTACCCGTTCCAGATAGGTAATCCGGTCATGAAAGTTTAACGGATTGTCCGGCTGCATGTTGTCCCACATCTCCTCAAAGCTACCTTCATCCAGGAGGAATTTTAGTCTGTCTTTTCCGGAAATCCGGAAATGGTGATTGCATTCCGGACAGACTGACATCCTTTCTTCAACGGCTTTTTTATAAACCAGGCAATTGCAGCTTTCGCACCTGGTCCACAAGCCATCGGGCATATTCTTCTTTTTTCTGAAAAAAACCATAAAATCATGCCTCACATCTAAGAGCTATAATCATACCATCCCTTTGGGATTATGTATTTATGATTGCATCTACATTTGAACTTTGCTGAGCCATTCCCCTTTTACAGCTTGCTCTGCCAACTGCCTCAGGGTCTCAATCGCCTGAGACGGATCTTTTGATTTAAAGATTGATGATGCCGCAACAATGATATTTGCACCATGCCTGACTACCTGAACGACCGTTTCTGTAGTGATGCCACCATCTACTTCTATATTCATTTCGGGCGCCCTGGCACGTAAATTTGCAATCTTGGGCAAGACCCCGGGGATAAATTTTTGTCCGGCAAATCCAGGATTTACGGACATGACAAGCACCATGTCAATCTTATCCAGCAGGTTTTCTACAGATTCAAGGGGCGTATCCGGATTTAATGAAACGCCTGCCCTTAATCCTGCCTCTTTGATTGAGGAAATAACCTTTTCCGGTTCTTTTGCAGCCTCGGCATGGAAGGTTATGATGCCCTTGTTTCCGGCAGCTTTTGCAAATGCATGTATGTACCGTTCCGGATGTTCTATCATCAAATGGATATCGAGAGGTACGTTGGTAACCTGCCTGATACCCTCCACGATAAATGGTCCCATGGTGATATTGGGTACGAAATGGCCATCCATAACATCGATATGGATTAAATCAATGTTTGCCTTCTCTATTTTTCTGATTTCTTCCTCTAAACGCATCGGATTGGCAGCCAGGATGGACGCTGAGATTTCTATTTTGGGTTGCATGATTTTTACTCTGGTTTATCTAACAACGCTGCAATTCCGGGAAGTTCACTGCCCTCTAATAGTTTTAAAAACGCCCCGCCACCGGTTGACATAAATGATACTTCGTATGTTTTGCCGGATTTATGGAATGCCATATCGGTGTCGCCACCTCCAACGATGGTTAAGGCATGTGAGTTTGTTACGGCATCCACCATAGCATATGTCCCACGGCTAAAGGCATCCAGCTCAAAAGCACCCATAGGGCCGTTCCATAAAATTGTCCTTGCATCCTGAAGCGCTTCAGAAAATAATTTGGTAGTAGCCGGGCCGATATCCAGCGCGATCCACTTATCGGGAATTTCCTGGTAAGGGACTACTTTTGTTTCTGCGCGCCCGTCAAACACTTCGGCAACAACAAAATCTACGGGAAGGTATAACTTTATACCGTTTTGCCTCGATGTTTCCATTAATTTTTTTACCACATCAATTACACTATCCTCAACCAGAGATTTTCCGGTAGTGAATCCCTGTGCCTTGAGAAAGGTAAATGCCATAGCGCCCCCAATAAGTATCTTGTCCATTTTTTTGGAAAGGTTATCAATAATCTTTATCTTGTCAGAAACCTTTGCACCACCAAGAATTGCAACAACAGGCCTCATCGGATTGTTTACTGATTTTTCAAAATAATCTATTTCCTTTTTCAGCAAAAAGCCTGCGGCTGAAGGGACAAGTTTGTTAATACCGACCATTGAAGCATGCTTTCTGTGGCAATTTCCGAAAGCATCCTGGATAAATACATCGCATAAACTGGCGAGCTCTTTTGCAAAGTTGGGGTCGTTTTGTTGTTCACCGGGATGGAATCTTAAATTCTCCAGTAAAAGCACATCGCCGTAGTTCATCTCCTCAATGAGCTTTTTTACCTCAGTACCGATGCAGGCATTTGCGGTAATTACCCTTACCTTTTCGTTAAGAAACCGTTGTAACCGCCGTGCAACCGGTTTCATACTATATTTAGGGTTTGCTTTACCCTCCGGCCTTCCCAGATGTGAGGCAATGATTACCTTTGCTTTTTCATCCAGCAAATAATCAATCGTCGGCATGGTTGCCCTGATTCTTGTATCATCAGTAATTCCCCCATCTTCATTTAAGGGTACATTATAATCCGTTCGGACTAAAACCCTCTTTTTTCGTACATCGATATCACGGATAAATAATTTGTTCATAAGATTCGGTTGGTTGAAAAGATGTGTGATTTATGTATGAGCAATTAATTCAATAAGATCTACCATGCGGTTTGAAAATCCCCATTCATTATCATACCAGGATATTACCTTTACCATACGTTTATCAATTACATACGTTAATGCTGAATCAAATATGCTTGAATGGGTGTTTCCGATGACATCCGAGGAGACAATGGGGTCTTCGCAATATTCCAGAATGCCTTTCAATTCGCCCTCTGCGGCCTTTTTCATGGCTTCATTAACCGTTTCTTTTGTAACATCCTTCGATACTGTTACAACAAGGTCTGTTACAGAACCGTTGGGGACAGGTACACGCATGGCCAGGCCGTCCAGCTTGCCTTTTAATGACGGGATTACTTCGCCAATAGCCCTGGCTGCCCCGGTTGTTGTTGGG is part of the Candidatus Jettenia sp. AMX2 genome and harbors:
- the cas3 gene encoding CRISPR-associated helicase Cas3', which produces MPIYAKSKPVETIEEHNRKLIEGYEKLKKVLPSEKVGKYDEVIKKILYYHDLGKLNHKFQNKLGIEKKRFIPELKDYPEIPHEWLSLAFISKVDKKFFNSFSNENIRFADLVQYCIAFHHVREKHFDKETVEKTIFFDLEKNKGSLEIEYPLNYDYDIKKDIKQKIDSQTNFKNYFELIVFLKGILHKCDYTASAGIEIERTYQGDYETDFNKWLSQQGWEMRPFQHGAKRLLNKNVVLIAATGMGKTEYSMNWINGQKAFYLLGLRTAVNEMHRRFIDIFGNNVALLHGEISYIFEQGDTDENYFERIETARKLCAPITVATADQLVTAVFKYNGFELPYLTASYSKIVIDEIQSFSPDSIAAIMVFLKEVHRLGGKFLLMTATLPPFIKNELNELENMEFPAPELPSTKRHRIATYEEFINNNVVLEMIVQRFKLGKKVLIVCNTVKRAQEMHELLQNFSPLLIHSRFIQKDRQLKESRTAGIMAVNKPEHPPIIWIATQVVEASLDLDFDVLFTECSPIDSLLQRFGRCYRKREYHGEIPNIHIFKTEPFKGYDTELNNRTYKMMIRNFNGKIMTEHDKQSAINEIFKDIETTNYYAKYKRNKDLLELGLRAASKSEAEQLFRNISFTYCVIPRPVFEENEKEITESIKIIDNKDVEIQKRILAKSKLKAFTVPVQLYDKFKKYLAPIPDSEYCTKNNIYILHDVGYSFEKGIEFTDKQGEGVFII
- the cas8a1 gene encoding type I-B CRISPR-associated protein Cas8b1/Cst1, translated to MMHKIYLRNWYFNAGIIGFLTTISDELDNIPSLVIGENFIEFDNTIFEGFEEKFVKHAFLKFFSIQAYLQRLQKSIKELNDKKSKIKTEQLAKKIADIEKSPYKNFLELLNIPIYEYKNTDDLIAILENAVNTVKTFTKAQIFEALKCNQEGNESLNNFIAWKFKGVCSYDSISEYINRIKILDYSKKLKNNDRCPSCQERKAEYEFNNAVSNIIGFNKDNSNWIWGYKSSKLKLCPLCALIYNCSFASFAYILKKIEGDYLNYFYFANENTNVKGLFETVRVFNLMLENIENSNELLYAMVKETVRHIRSKQTQKITQNINFIEIADNPILAGQSSKGYNIYNYNISPDIAEFLDLQFQADSVPRGSYTIKKTYCSIDEELLKLAIQRQIDYSTLYIYFIYYLSPERYSVKYNLYKVADFLIKYIQWIRGGGMDKGRGQTIVKKGFKSGIDLRNELLRKDKENQINGLVYGFLNDLKIADREKFLDKYIRIMMSNNQPNLFGMDEMLDYDYFLQFGYSFVNGLMSKAKAAENENTNKTKENKQLW
- a CDS encoding nucleotidyltransferase domain-containing protein, which translates into the protein MKENDLKVARELKKRLSEIVQLVDFRVFGSRARGEADEYSDMDVFIEVENMDKECENKKDDIVWEVGFENSVYISPLIFTRYEIEVSPLRVSPIVKNIEREGIRV
- a CDS encoding DUF433 domain-containing protein, which translates into the protein MAQELLEDYPELEPEDIQAVLLYAAELVSEERVFEVGTGT
- a CDS encoding HEPN domain-containing protein, whose product is MTDIESLFFYRIKQAEETLADAVRMHQEGNFSPRSITNRAYYAMFYSVLALFLKTGVDIRTSKHTGVISLFDKEFIKTGKIDKHYSASLHKMFKNWHE
- the cas7i gene encoding type I-B CRISPR-associated protein Cas7/Cst2/DevR; the protein is MVDNKYLHLAVIFKASNLNYGEGVGNILTLKKVTTEGKNYSYISRQALRYDIVRMLDELYKCKLTNVNKDAGVIQFAEDATIEDFPEIDFFGYMKTKDSNKIRKAVVRLTDAVSLEPFYNELEFGTNKGLADRIPNNIGNDIFQAEIHRSYYCYTITCNLEEIGVDTVYQITLAELERSDRVKKLLNVIKLLHRDIRGKRENLSPLFIIGGLYDVGNPFFYNRVKLSFTKDKILLNEKLINSTLTIKTLENTVKDQTILGYLDSEFSNVESIDVSNKLTIEDFFGNIKNKVDEFYKVKK
- the cas6 gene encoding CRISPR-associated endoribonuclease Cas6, giving the protein MALIKEALDRSDAGYRQLLYPDKGSDKSKQVKPFAFSVVIPSGKTSKKEKIIIDDTFKIEDTVFYFTSESFISFFVSSPDYQFIVNLYNGLLNMKEFGFGNDIMLKLEKVFMLSEKKINGNEVTFRTNSPVLIEDKDGKPLLPFHDSSASIPQPSPLNLQYFNNHFNETHNRILEDIRAENGKKGHGLYREIEFIPMNLKKQVVKHTLRGFREKTGKPYMTLTTFQGCFILKGDPRDLQTLYQVGIGLRTGQGFGMVDAVR
- the cas5 gene encoding CRISPR-associated protein Cas5 — protein: MKAVRIKLYQNMVNYRMELSYGYVQTYPLPTPSMIKGMAHAILDLDSYHNMKISVQGNYASVVTNMQKVYKFDRDRASRPNNPYNVIIGTSQKTATHGVMFVDEIVDMELLLHVSFDNDSLNDKLFEAVSQKTVVLGRNEDIARVDSEETKLVDVISLGNECRLEYSIYLKPEICKHEHIEGTFYRLPFYYEPVNSFNDKRIFRYVDAVYVARGNKIQDYPHLTTDSDGNPISFLSI